DNA sequence from the Armatimonadota bacterium genome:
TGGATGCCCTCGACGCGCACCACGCGATGATCTCTGCTGACCCCGGGCGATTGATGCACGTGCGGACCGTCCACGACATCGAGATGGCCAAGGTCACGGGGCGGGTAGGGCTGATCTTTGGGTTCCAGAACGCCGGGCCGGTCGGGGAGGATCTCGGACGCATCCGGACCCTGTGGGATCGCGGGGTGCGCGTGTTGCAGTTGACCTACAATGAGCGGAATCAGTTCGGGGACGGGTGCTTGGCGGCCTCCGACGCGGGTCTAACTCCGCTGGGCCGGCGCGCAGTGCGCGAAATGAATGCAGTCGGGATAGTCGTTGACCTGGCTCATGCGGGGTATCGGACCGCGCGCGATGCGACGGAGACCTCTCACGCGCCGGTTATCATCTCTCACGCGAATCCTCGAGCACTGTCTGATAACCCGCGGAACATTCCCGACGATCTCATTCGGGCCGTCGCGGCCAGCGGCGGGGCGGTCGGCGCCTGCGGCTGGGGGCCGATTTGCTGGCGTGGCGGAGCCCGACGCCCCGACGTGAATGACCTCGTGGCCCACATCGACTACATGGTCAACTTAGTCGGCATTGACCACGTGGGGCTGGGGCTAGATTCGCCGGCCGCGGGCATCGACACCGTGGCCGCTCACGCCGCCGCCATCAATGCTGCCTACCCCCAGGTGGTGGGCGCGTGGCTGGCACAGTTCGGTACGAGTCTAGAAGGGCGGTATGCGGTGCCGGTGGAGGCGTTGCCGCTCGTTACCGAGGCCTTACTGCGGTACGGATATCCACCCGACGGGGTGCGGAAGGTCCTGGGAGAGAATTTCCTCAGAGTGTTCAGGGCAGTCTGGCGCAATGCCTGACGCTATTTCGGCGCAGACGACGCCATCCGTCTCACCGGATCGGGCATGAAGTCCAACGACTCCCTGGACCGCACGCCGTCGGTACGCGCGGCGAGGCCGGATGCCCCTGGACCTGTCAGGCTGCCGCAGGGAAGGGCGATTCGAACGGGGTTCTCATCCTCTAGGAGGTGAGGCGTGTCCGCAGCGCGGCGAGTCCACCGATATCCCGTGACCGTCGATCTGCACGGAGGCGAGATCGCCCTCTACGTCCACGAGGTTGCTGGTGCTCGCGACGGCCCGACAATCGGTGTGCTCTCCACGCTACACGGGAATGAGTGGCTATCGGTGGAAATCCTCCGACGGTTGCTGCACCGTGTGGATCCGCGGATGTTGGCTGGCCGGTTGCTTGCCGTACCCGTCGGAAATCCCACGGCATTCGCGCACTTGACCCGCAACACGCCCGACGAATCGGATTCGCCGGACTTGAACCGTATCTTCCCGGGACAGCATACTTGGATCAGCGATCTGCTGGCTCAGGCTATCACCCGGCACGTGCTGATGCAGGTGCAATATCTCATCGACCTTCACCTGGGGCCGTGGGGATCGAGCTTCTACTGCGTGGCATGGCCCAAGGATCTCCCCGACCGCGAGCAGGTGCGTCTTGCCGGCGTGATGGCCCACGCCTATGGGTGTCCGCTGATCCAGCATCTACCGCTCCTCACGCGCTTCCCCGGACCACGCTCGGCAGTCGGCTACGCGGCCCAGCGCCTGGGC
Encoded proteins:
- a CDS encoding membrane dipeptidase, with the translated sequence MAPRAPVPDGVVLHREAIVVDMCSFYFRGVSAQIAASGVTALNVTVPDVTATWPEALDALDAHHAMISADPGRLMHVRTVHDIEMAKVTGRVGLIFGFQNAGPVGEDLGRIRTLWDRGVRVLQLTYNERNQFGDGCLAASDAGLTPLGRRAVREMNAVGIVVDLAHAGYRTARDATETSHAPVIISHANPRALSDNPRNIPDDLIRAVAASGGAVGACGWGPICWRGGARRPDVNDLVAHIDYMVNLVGIDHVGLGLDSPAAGIDTVAAHAAAINAAYPQVVGAWLAQFGTSLEGRYAVPVEALPLVTEALLRYGYPPDGVRKVLGENFLRVFRAVWRNA
- a CDS encoding succinylglutamate desuccinylase/aspartoacylase family protein; its protein translation is MTVDLHGGEIALYVHEVAGARDGPTIGVLSTLHGNEWLSVEILRRLLHRVDPRMLAGRLLAVPVGNPTAFAHLTRNTPDESDSPDLNRIFPGQHTWISDLLAQAITRHVLMQVQYLIDLHLGPWGSSFYCVAWPKDLPDREQVRLAGVMAHAYGCPLIQHLPLLTRFPGPRSAVGYAAQRLGVVPLLVEIGGVGFAAALEERWTEENVTGIVSVLRALGMLDGEPLRLEQYLHYTRHVRVNPSVAGYLLPAVEPEVLGREVAAGQEAGRVVSPYTFEDLEVLRVPVRGAWVMVSRPYPVRPGYWTFGVADLEEPGAGWGPPRTL